The Halomonas sp. KG2 genome contains a region encoding:
- a CDS encoding plasmid recombination protein — MAQRVLPSSQKQTVILRSIKLTSWSKAGASAGHTWRTTEVPHADKTRTHLNEDWRPASSPAQLRAATEERIALADNFRSNSVLLIEYIVSANHHAFIENGGNLKWKEYFKDALEFFEGKHGEKNIVGVNVQLDEHTPHLVIYTVPLVNHPAYKRQRNVITGKENGKIIRGYRMYAVPARTSLSASHFIGSRKKLRTLQTEFAEHVGTKHDLQRGLRHSAATHVTTKTFHQALIKGLSKNIDISLKDLNKKGFLINKESDEEYVERITTLIHEHYQPAVAKASLYEIEKRRACEMAETARRAEENLKCETASHHKTKQKLSEITEGISSSEISEIKRIAQKFRYDRAEQEREARLAKKRAEQREAAREQQQENELVEKIMRLDAQQLAAMPVLERKKIWELAVERADLEPTLFSWIDSGIFDHNGAVVENPIKKEKAIKNISLNDQKAPLTPLFKSPEI, encoded by the coding sequence ATGGCACAACGAGTATTACCGAGCAGCCAAAAGCAAACCGTGATTTTGAGATCGATCAAGCTCACATCATGGAGTAAAGCTGGGGCGAGTGCAGGACACACGTGGCGCACCACTGAGGTGCCGCATGCTGACAAAACACGGACTCATCTTAATGAGGACTGGCGACCAGCATCATCACCAGCGCAGCTCCGAGCAGCAACAGAAGAACGCATAGCACTTGCTGATAATTTCAGAAGTAACTCTGTGCTATTAATCGAATATATTGTTTCAGCTAACCACCATGCGTTTATTGAAAACGGGGGGAATCTTAAGTGGAAAGAGTATTTCAAAGACGCGCTTGAATTCTTCGAAGGCAAACATGGAGAGAAGAATATTGTTGGCGTAAATGTACAACTTGATGAGCACACCCCCCATCTTGTCATTTATACAGTTCCGCTAGTAAACCACCCCGCTTACAAACGGCAGCGAAATGTGATTACTGGAAAAGAGAACGGCAAAATCATCCGCGGTTATCGTATGTACGCAGTACCTGCTAGAACTTCTCTAAGCGCATCTCACTTTATTGGCAGCCGTAAGAAATTACGCACACTTCAAACAGAATTCGCCGAGCATGTTGGCACAAAGCACGACTTGCAGCGTGGCTTACGCCATTCAGCAGCAACTCACGTCACGACTAAGACGTTCCATCAAGCACTAATAAAGGGACTTTCCAAAAACATCGATATATCTCTTAAGGATCTAAATAAAAAGGGGTTCTTAATCAACAAAGAGTCTGACGAGGAATATGTCGAGCGTATTACCACGTTGATTCATGAGCACTATCAGCCCGCCGTTGCAAAAGCATCTCTTTATGAAATAGAAAAGCGACGCGCCTGCGAAATGGCAGAAACGGCTCGGAGAGCTGAAGAAAATTTAAAATGTGAAACTGCCTCTCATCACAAAACAAAACAGAAACTTTCAGAAATCACAGAAGGGATTTCTTCTTCAGAAATATCTGAAATAAAAAGAATTGCACAAAAATTTAGGTATGACCGTGCCGAGCAGGAGCGTGAGGCTCGTCTAGCAAAAAAACGAGCAGAGCAGAGAGAGGCAGCTCGCGAGCAGCAGCAGGAAAACGAGCTCGTGGAAAAAATTATGCGGCTAGATGCTCAACAACTAGCTGCGATGCCCGTATTGGAGCGCAAAAAAATATGGGAGCTAGCAGTTGAGCGAGCTGACCTAGAGCCAACTCTTTTTAGCTGGATTGATAGCGGCATTTTTGACCATAACGGAGCAGTCGTTGAGAACCCAATAAAAAAAGAAAAAGCTATAAAAAACATATCTTTAAATGATCAAAAGGCACCTCTTACTCCCTTGTTCAAATCGCCAGAAATATAA
- a CDS encoding IS30 family transposase codes for MGYRQLTQTQRYQIHARYDLGVSQRQIGRELGIHSSTVSRELRRNATSGGYDPEQAQSLSDHRRRTAWKWTKRLPSLITAVADRLREEWSPEQISGFMAPLAGIGVSHQWIYSLIWDDRAQGGDLWRHLRQPKRRSKHRAQAKSAGLGKIPSRVGIEHRPAEVDARLVIGHWEGDTVIQGHKQSGLVTLVERRSGYLLAARLPRVSAELTQAAMIRLLKPRRGAVKTITLDNGSEFAGHIAVGKAVTAKTYFCDPYCSGQRGSNENTNGLIRQYFPKGTDFRQVTDAELRKVVEKLNDRPRKRLGYRTPAQVFLGEYSGALDTAGAALIA; via the coding sequence ATGGGATACCGACAGCTGACCCAGACCCAACGATACCAGATCCACGCCCGCTATGACTTGGGCGTGAGCCAGCGTCAAATCGGCAGAGAGCTAGGAATCCACAGCAGCACGGTCAGCCGTGAGCTGCGTCGTAACGCCACTTCTGGTGGCTACGACCCCGAGCAGGCCCAGTCCCTCAGTGATCACCGCCGCCGCACCGCCTGGAAGTGGACGAAGCGCTTGCCCAGCCTGATCACCGCCGTTGCCGACCGGCTGCGAGAGGAGTGGAGTCCGGAGCAGATCAGCGGCTTCATGGCACCGTTGGCCGGCATAGGCGTCAGTCACCAGTGGATCTACTCCTTGATCTGGGATGACAGAGCGCAAGGTGGCGATCTATGGCGGCACCTCCGCCAACCGAAGCGTCGCAGCAAGCATCGGGCTCAGGCCAAGAGCGCTGGGCTTGGCAAGATCCCCAGCCGCGTGGGCATTGAGCATCGCCCGGCAGAGGTCGATGCCAGGCTCGTCATCGGGCACTGGGAAGGCGACACCGTCATTCAGGGGCATAAGCAATCGGGGCTGGTGACGCTGGTAGAGCGCCGTAGCGGCTATCTGCTGGCGGCGAGGTTGCCCAGGGTCTCAGCGGAGCTGACGCAAGCGGCCATGATCCGGCTGTTGAAGCCTCGCCGGGGTGCTGTGAAGACCATCACCCTAGACAACGGCTCGGAGTTCGCCGGCCACATAGCCGTAGGCAAGGCGGTGACCGCAAAGACCTACTTTTGCGATCCCTACTGCTCTGGCCAGCGTGGGAGCAACGAGAATACCAATGGCTTGATACGGCAGTACTTCCCCAAGGGAACAGACTTCCGCCAGGTCACCGATGCCGAGCTGCGCAAGGTGGTCGAGAAACTAAACGACCGCCCTCGAAAGCGACTCGGTTACCGGACACCGGCACAGGTGTTTCTGGGGGAGTACTCAGGAGCCCTGGACACAGCAGGTGCTGCACTTATTGCTTGA
- a CDS encoding AlpA family phage regulatory protein, whose product MLRLFYESRIDNGQFPKSVNISKRAVAWANSEIELWIEERMRERDQ is encoded by the coding sequence GTGCTGCGGTTATTCTATGAATCCAGGATAGACAACGGGCAGTTTCCCAAAAGCGTTAATATCTCTAAGCGCGCGGTAGCCTGGGCAAACTCAGAAATCGAACTGTGGATTGAAGAACGTATGCGTGAGCGCGATCAATAG
- a CDS encoding TRAP transporter substrate-binding protein produces MKTFARNTLALGISLALVSAANAADFADMDPVTLRLAHVVNEQDGFHIAATKFEELVEERTDGKVNIEIYPNASLGDERTLLEGMQIGTVDMGLITNGPVANFVEEMAVFELPFLFPSPEAAYGVLDGPIGQELLDKLSDVNLKGLAYAERGFRNLTNSERAVNSPEDLDGLRIRVMENPVYTDTFRELGANAIPMAWTEALTAMQQGTIDGQENPVNVIHSFKLDETQNYMTLSRHTYAPAIFVMGMPVWNQLPEQAQTVLKEAAQEAAEHERQVNADMEADQLAALREAGMEINETPDMEAFQAAVVPVYEKYGEQFGDYLPRIQEALK; encoded by the coding sequence ATGAAAACTTTTGCACGTAACACGCTGGCACTGGGCATTTCACTGGCGCTGGTAAGCGCCGCGAATGCCGCTGATTTTGCTGATATGGATCCCGTTACCCTGCGTTTGGCCCACGTGGTCAACGAGCAAGATGGTTTCCATATCGCCGCGACCAAGTTTGAAGAACTGGTGGAAGAACGCACCGATGGCAAGGTCAATATCGAGATCTACCCCAATGCATCACTGGGTGACGAGCGCACGTTGCTGGAAGGTATGCAGATCGGCACCGTGGATATGGGGCTGATTACCAACGGCCCGGTGGCCAACTTTGTGGAAGAGATGGCAGTATTTGAACTGCCGTTCCTATTTCCTTCACCAGAAGCCGCTTATGGGGTGCTCGATGGTCCTATCGGCCAGGAGTTGCTGGATAAGCTGTCTGACGTGAACCTGAAAGGTTTGGCCTACGCAGAGCGCGGCTTCCGCAACCTGACCAACAGCGAACGCGCGGTGAATTCGCCGGAAGATCTGGATGGGCTACGCATTCGTGTGATGGAAAACCCGGTGTACACCGACACCTTCCGCGAGCTGGGCGCCAACGCTATTCCCATGGCGTGGACAGAAGCGCTGACCGCCATGCAGCAAGGCACCATCGACGGCCAGGAAAATCCGGTGAACGTTATCCATTCGTTCAAGCTGGATGAAACCCAGAACTACATGACCCTTTCCCGCCATACGTACGCCCCGGCCATTTTTGTAATGGGCATGCCCGTTTGGAACCAACTGCCAGAACAGGCACAAACCGTACTGAAAGAAGCCGCCCAAGAAGCCGCCGAACATGAGCGCCAAGTGAATGCGGATATGGAAGCCGACCAACTGGCGGCGCTGCGCGAAGCCGGTATGGAAATCAACGAAACGCCGGATATGGAAGCCTTCCAAGCTGCTGTTGTGCCGGTGTACGAGAAGTACGGCGAGCAGTTTGGTGACTACCTGCCGCGCATTCAGGAGGCACTTAAGTAA
- a CDS encoding LysR family transcriptional regulator, with product MTEPTNIKLATRLHKINLNLLLVFHTLYWKRSLTLTAEALCLSQPAVSHSLKKLRLLMDDPLFIKTLDGMQPTPLARQMDAAVAKGLFYFDQAVYSNSEFSPATSKREFRVSLVDYVSQQLQPKLIQHCLTHAPDLCFNMLSTRIASAEDAQHAIQAHDIDLAMVQLESLPLTSYHEYLFDDVIGCVGDASLYGDNDTITLDAFLNAPQIALSHREDSPLLINEKLRILGLERKIVAKTPYITPLQEILVSTNLLCVVTESAAKVICRNNSLKFYALPLDVAPFKVCLCWDERKDHDSGIHWLRSLIRELITPAP from the coding sequence ATGACTGAACCAACCAATATAAAGTTGGCAACGAGACTACATAAGATAAATCTCAATTTACTATTGGTGTTTCATACGCTTTATTGGAAAAGGAGCTTAACGCTTACCGCAGAAGCACTCTGCCTAAGCCAGCCAGCCGTCAGCCATTCGCTGAAGAAGTTGCGCCTGCTGATGGATGACCCGCTGTTTATTAAAACGTTGGACGGCATGCAGCCAACTCCGCTTGCCCGGCAGATGGATGCCGCGGTGGCCAAAGGGTTGTTCTACTTCGATCAGGCTGTGTATAGCAATAGTGAGTTCTCACCGGCCACATCGAAACGCGAGTTTCGTGTCAGCCTAGTGGACTATGTGAGCCAGCAGTTACAACCTAAGCTCATTCAGCACTGTTTAACTCATGCACCCGACTTATGCTTCAATATGTTGTCTACCCGCATAGCCAGTGCCGAAGATGCCCAGCACGCCATACAAGCCCATGATATCGACCTCGCCATGGTGCAGTTGGAAAGCTTGCCACTCACCTCCTATCACGAATACCTGTTTGATGATGTGATTGGCTGTGTTGGTGATGCTTCCCTATACGGAGACAACGACACGATCACGCTTGACGCTTTTTTAAACGCCCCACAAATCGCATTGTCTCACCGCGAAGACAGCCCATTGTTAATCAATGAGAAGCTGAGAATACTGGGGTTAGAACGCAAAATCGTCGCCAAAACACCCTACATCACTCCTCTCCAAGAGATACTGGTCTCGACGAATTTACTCTGTGTGGTGACTGAGAGTGCCGCCAAGGTGATTTGTCGCAACAATAGCCTGAAGTTCTACGCCCTGCCCCTAGATGTAGCGCCCTTTAAAGTATGCCTATGCTGGGATGAAAGGAAGGATCACGACTCAGGCATACACTGGTTAAGATCGCTAATTAGGGAGCTGATAACACCCGCTCCCTAG
- a CDS encoding FAD-binding oxidoreductase yields the protein MDKLLNDLVAIVGPSGVLLGDDVSQRSVDWFTGAPCRAKAIVRPRSTEQLSRVMALCYQADQSVVTHGGMTGIVHGGVASPDEIVVSLELMNQIEEIDPVGSTVLAQAGVTLQRVQEAAQEIDMQFPLDLGARGSCTIGGNIATNAGGIRVIRYGMMRQQVLGLEAVLSDGTVVSSLNKMLKNNAGYDLKQLFIGSEGTLGIVTRAVLRLQPHMPSEQTALVAVPSFDALTQLLNLVSRELANSLSAFEALWNNHYKLMTTESGKHAPVLADNSPFYAIIETLGLDEAEDAERFSQVLQKALEADLITDAALASSQAQRQAIWAIREDIEVLVNELKPMFSYDVSLPIPSMQAYVDILEENLEAQWPQSGKIVVFGHLGDGNLHIMITVRDDGPDSRRQVEQLVYSPLKAFGGSISAEHGIGLEKKDYLSVSRTSEEIALMKRLKTALDPKGLLNPGKVIALD from the coding sequence ATGGATAAGTTGCTGAACGACCTTGTTGCAATCGTCGGCCCTTCGGGGGTACTGCTTGGTGATGATGTCTCGCAGCGTAGCGTAGATTGGTTTACAGGGGCGCCTTGTCGCGCTAAGGCGATTGTTAGGCCGCGCAGCACAGAACAGCTGAGCCGTGTCATGGCTTTGTGTTATCAGGCCGACCAGTCTGTGGTGACACACGGGGGCATGACTGGCATTGTGCATGGCGGGGTGGCAAGCCCAGACGAAATCGTCGTGTCACTGGAGTTGATGAATCAAATAGAGGAGATCGACCCGGTTGGTTCCACAGTTCTAGCTCAGGCTGGCGTGACCCTGCAGCGCGTACAGGAAGCAGCGCAAGAGATCGATATGCAGTTCCCACTTGACTTGGGGGCAAGAGGCTCTTGCACCATTGGTGGCAACATCGCCACCAATGCGGGTGGTATACGGGTAATACGCTACGGCATGATGCGCCAGCAGGTACTGGGACTAGAGGCGGTACTTAGCGACGGCACCGTAGTGAGCTCATTGAATAAAATGCTGAAAAACAATGCAGGATACGATCTGAAGCAGCTGTTTATTGGCAGTGAAGGTACGTTGGGAATCGTGACCCGTGCAGTACTACGGTTACAACCCCACATGCCCAGCGAGCAAACGGCATTAGTGGCGGTGCCCTCTTTCGATGCGTTGACTCAACTGCTGAATCTTGTCTCTCGTGAGCTAGCCAATAGCCTCAGTGCCTTTGAAGCGCTGTGGAATAATCACTATAAACTGATGACCACCGAAAGCGGTAAGCATGCGCCTGTACTAGCGGATAACTCACCTTTCTACGCCATTATTGAAACGTTGGGGCTGGATGAGGCCGAGGACGCCGAGCGTTTTTCCCAAGTGCTGCAAAAGGCACTAGAGGCCGACTTGATCACCGATGCGGCCTTGGCGAGCTCCCAAGCCCAGCGTCAGGCGATCTGGGCCATAAGAGAAGATATCGAAGTGCTGGTGAACGAGCTGAAACCGATGTTCTCCTACGATGTCAGCCTGCCGATTCCCAGCATGCAAGCGTATGTCGATATTTTAGAAGAGAACCTTGAAGCCCAGTGGCCTCAATCAGGCAAAATAGTGGTATTTGGCCACCTTGGTGATGGCAACTTACACATTATGATCACGGTACGTGACGATGGCCCGGACAGCCGACGCCAGGTTGAACAGCTTGTCTATTCGCCTCTAAAAGCGTTTGGCGGCTCCATTTCTGCAGAACACGGCATTGGTCTTGAAAAAAAGGACTATCTGTCAGTTTCCCGTACCAGTGAGGAGATTGCCTTAATGAAACGCCTAAAAACCGCGCTGGATCCCAAAGGTCTATTGAACCCCGGCAAAGTGATAGCGCTGGACTAG
- a CDS encoding TRAP transporter substrate-binding protein, whose amino-acid sequence MTNLACFTLNAVTKSARQLKQLTLPLIGVGLLSLPLAGQAEEIAPATLRLAHVVNTEDTYHIAAERFQQLISERTDGAVSVEIYPNASLGDERTLLEGMQIGTVDMGIITNGPVANFVDEFSVFELPFLFPSSEAAYTVLDGEIGQEILGKLQDVNLKGLAYAERGFRNITNSQHAINVPEDLQGLRLRVIENEVYVDTFRGLGANAVPMAWTEALTALQQGTIDGQENPVNAIHAFNLAETQDYLTMTRHIYAPATFIMSLPAWNGLQAELQPIVLDVAKQASAYAREQNAIMEAEQLAELREAGMEINETPDIEAFQTAVAPVYEKYGEQFGDYLPRIQEALNQ is encoded by the coding sequence GTGACTAACCTTGCCTGCTTTACGCTGAACGCTGTGACTAAATCGGCACGCCAACTTAAACAGCTAACTCTTCCCCTTATTGGTGTAGGTCTACTCAGTTTGCCCCTCGCTGGACAAGCGGAAGAGATAGCCCCTGCTACGCTGCGCCTAGCCCATGTGGTGAATACGGAAGATACTTACCATATTGCTGCTGAGCGCTTCCAACAGCTAATTAGCGAGCGTACCGATGGCGCGGTTAGCGTGGAAATTTATCCGAATGCCTCGCTGGGCGATGAGCGCACCTTATTAGAAGGTATGCAAATCGGCACTGTGGATATGGGCATTATCACCAACGGGCCAGTGGCTAACTTCGTTGATGAGTTCTCCGTTTTCGAGCTTCCATTTCTCTTTCCCAGCTCCGAAGCGGCCTATACTGTGCTGGATGGTGAAATCGGCCAGGAAATCCTAGGCAAATTACAGGATGTGAACCTGAAGGGATTGGCATACGCTGAACGTGGCTTTAGGAATATCACTAATAGCCAGCATGCAATCAATGTCCCTGAAGACCTTCAAGGCCTGAGGCTGCGGGTCATCGAAAACGAGGTTTATGTTGATACATTCCGCGGGCTCGGTGCCAACGCTGTACCCATGGCCTGGACAGAGGCATTAACCGCCTTGCAGCAAGGCACTATTGATGGCCAGGAGAACCCCGTTAACGCTATTCATGCCTTCAACCTTGCGGAAACCCAGGACTACCTAACGATGACTCGGCATATTTATGCGCCAGCAACGTTTATTATGAGCCTTCCCGCCTGGAACGGCCTCCAGGCAGAGCTTCAGCCCATTGTGCTGGATGTCGCCAAGCAAGCATCTGCATACGCAAGAGAGCAGAATGCTATCATGGAAGCTGAACAACTGGCTGAGCTTCGCGAGGCGGGCATGGAGATCAACGAAACTCCAGATATTGAAGCCTTCCAGACCGCCGTGGCGCCAGTGTATGAGAAGTATGGCGAGCAGTTTGGTGATTATCTACCGCGCATTCAGGAGGCGCTAAATCAGTGA
- a CDS encoding TRAP transporter small permease codes for MAFAQPLLTLLKRSERGLDAIIQPVVFAGMAALIGVITLQIVSRVLFSAVGWTEEVARFLLVWITFLASTLAFQRGRHIAVTFAVDALPLPLRKLARLAALAVVLAFMIALIVIGYRYMQVQSFQKSASLRLSMTYIYAVIPLTAAIMAWYALVDMIDVLVNGEPTVAAPEEPL; via the coding sequence ATGGCGTTTGCACAGCCACTTTTAACACTATTGAAACGTAGCGAACGCGGGCTGGATGCCATCATCCAGCCCGTGGTCTTTGCAGGCATGGCAGCATTAATTGGTGTGATCACTCTGCAGATTGTGTCGCGGGTGCTGTTCAGCGCCGTTGGCTGGACGGAAGAAGTCGCGCGCTTTCTGCTGGTGTGGATTACGTTTTTAGCCAGTACCTTAGCCTTCCAACGCGGGCGGCATATCGCCGTGACCTTTGCCGTAGATGCGCTTCCCCTGCCCTTGCGCAAGCTAGCGCGCTTGGCTGCACTGGCGGTGGTGCTGGCGTTTATGATCGCGCTAATCGTGATTGGCTACCGCTATATGCAGGTGCAAAGCTTTCAGAAATCCGCCTCGCTGCGGCTTTCGATGACCTACATCTATGCAGTCATTCCGCTTACCGCCGCCATCATGGCGTGGTACGCCCTGGTGGATATGATTGACGTACTGGTGAACGGTGAGCCGACGGTCGCCGCTCCGGAGGAGCCACTATGA
- a CDS encoding TRAP transporter large permease: protein MTLVLFGLFFLFMLLGVPIAFAIGASTLYALYQSGVPLMVVTQQMFQGINSFALVAIPMFILAGDLMAQGKVSERLVSFADSLVGFMRGGLSVVSVMAGMFFAAISGSGAATTAAVGSSLVPELKRKGYDPASAASLIAASGTIGVVIPPSVPMIIYAVIAQQSVSKLFLNGFLPGLAMGLGLMAIAITQAYKRQYPKGTPLSLPTIWRTLKAASWGLMTPIIILGGIFSGIFTPSEAAVVAVNYALLVSLFVYRDLTLPQVYKLLIRSAMTTAVIMLVIAMSAVLSWTLSSWQVPGAIAQAVLSLSTNPYVIMLLVVAIILLTGVFIETASALIILTPVLLPLVLQLGIDPIHFGLIIVVGLSIGMITPPVAINLYVASSVTQLPLERITRAIIPYLLGLIGVLLLVVYVPILLGWSGG, encoded by the coding sequence ATGACGCTGGTACTGTTCGGTCTATTCTTCCTGTTTATGCTGCTGGGTGTGCCAATTGCCTTTGCGATTGGGGCAAGCACGCTTTATGCGCTGTACCAGTCGGGCGTGCCACTGATGGTGGTCACCCAGCAGATGTTCCAGGGCATTAACTCGTTTGCCCTGGTCGCTATCCCGATGTTTATTCTGGCCGGGGATTTGATGGCCCAAGGTAAGGTCAGCGAACGATTGGTGAGCTTTGCCGATTCGTTAGTCGGCTTTATGCGCGGCGGGCTTTCGGTGGTATCGGTAATGGCAGGCATGTTCTTCGCGGCTATCTCCGGCTCTGGAGCGGCCACCACCGCGGCGGTGGGTTCAAGCCTAGTGCCAGAGCTTAAGCGTAAAGGTTACGACCCGGCCTCGGCGGCCAGCTTAATTGCTGCCAGCGGCACGATTGGCGTTGTGATTCCTCCTTCGGTACCGATGATCATCTACGCGGTAATTGCTCAGCAATCGGTATCGAAGCTGTTTTTGAACGGCTTTTTGCCGGGGCTAGCAATGGGGCTGGGGCTGATGGCCATTGCCATCACTCAAGCCTATAAGCGTCAGTATCCCAAAGGTACACCGTTGTCGCTGCCTACCATTTGGCGCACGCTAAAAGCAGCTAGCTGGGGGCTGATGACGCCGATCATTATTTTGGGCGGTATCTTCTCGGGCATTTTCACGCCTTCGGAAGCGGCGGTGGTGGCGGTCAACTACGCGCTGCTGGTATCACTGTTTGTGTATCGGGATTTAACCCTGCCCCAAGTCTATAAGCTGCTGATTCGTTCGGCGATGACCACCGCGGTGATTATGCTGGTGATTGCCATGTCGGCAGTACTCAGCTGGACACTTTCAAGCTGGCAGGTACCCGGCGCGATTGCCCAGGCGGTCCTGTCGCTTTCCACCAACCCCTACGTAATTATGCTACTGGTGGTGGCCATAATTCTGCTCACGGGGGTGTTTATCGAAACCGCTAGTGCTTTGATTATTCTTACCCCGGTGCTGCTGCCGCTGGTACTGCAGTTGGGCATCGACCCGATCCACTTTGGTTTGATTATTGTGGTGGGGCTGTCAATTGGCATGATTACCCCGCCAGTGGCGATCAACCTTTATGTGGCTTCGTCAGTGACTCAACTACCTCTGGAGCGTATCACTCGAGCAATTATCCCGTATCTTTTAGGCTTGATTGGGGTGCTGCTATTGGTGGTTTATGTACCGATCCTGCTGGGCTGGTCGGGTGGCTAA
- a CDS encoding GlxA family transcriptional regulator translates to MKDKFSSILKNKNMPYISSGDYLEKPKIKKRVAFILLENFSMMAFTGAVDALVTTNLMKSTTMYEVLVVGSEASAAVSDLGIEVAADYSLDKFDATSLNIDVLIVCGGLRVLPKTTLLLRSKLRHADNKDRMLGGLWNGAYFLAEAGLLSGYQCAYHPDGRAMMAEQFWDVSVSSRSFIVDRNRISCAGASSSLSMMLEVVRTDCGNEVVSAVEEMLRCDKGLDSPDISTIGVDQNLTLPEKLKISLQLMKNNIEEPLSISEIANWVNISRRQLERMFGNYVNASPSRYYMELRLTRARQLLQQTNKPVAEVAVATGFVSISHFRNCFFQLFEVTPGQFRKSCQAGEHSM, encoded by the coding sequence ATGAAGGATAAATTCTCAAGCATATTGAAAAATAAAAACATGCCTTATATTTCTTCGGGCGACTATTTAGAAAAGCCTAAAATAAAAAAAAGAGTAGCTTTTATACTGCTAGAGAATTTTTCAATGATGGCTTTCACTGGCGCTGTGGATGCACTCGTTACAACGAATTTAATGAAGTCTACTACGATGTATGAAGTATTGGTGGTGGGTAGCGAGGCATCGGCAGCTGTTTCTGATTTAGGTATTGAAGTGGCCGCGGATTATTCATTAGACAAGTTTGATGCGACAAGCCTAAACATTGATGTGTTGATTGTATGTGGCGGCCTGCGTGTACTTCCTAAAACAACCCTCCTCTTGCGCAGCAAACTGAGACATGCTGACAACAAAGACAGAATGTTAGGAGGGTTATGGAACGGTGCCTACTTCCTTGCAGAGGCGGGATTATTGAGCGGCTACCAGTGCGCTTATCATCCTGATGGCCGCGCGATGATGGCAGAGCAGTTTTGGGATGTATCGGTATCTAGCCGTAGCTTTATTGTGGATCGTAATCGTATCAGCTGTGCGGGGGCGAGTAGCTCATTGAGCATGATGCTTGAAGTAGTAAGAACTGACTGTGGCAATGAGGTGGTCAGTGCAGTTGAAGAGATGCTTCGCTGTGATAAGGGCTTAGACTCTCCAGATATTTCAACGATAGGTGTCGATCAAAACCTCACTCTGCCAGAAAAATTGAAAATATCGCTGCAATTGATGAAAAATAATATTGAAGAGCCTTTGTCCATATCCGAAATAGCGAATTGGGTCAATATTTCGAGACGCCAGCTAGAACGTATGTTTGGTAATTACGTTAATGCTAGCCCTTCTCGATACTATATGGAGCTTCGACTAACGCGTGCGCGTCAGCTTCTTCAGCAAACTAACAAGCCCGTTGCTGAAGTGGCAGTTGCTACTGGTTTTGTGAGTATCTCTCATTTTCGCAACTGTTTTTTTCAGCTCTTTGAAGTAACACCAGGACAGTTTAGAAAGTCGTGCCAAGCTGGCGAACATTCGATGTGA